TTTTTTGGCTCTTTTTGGCCACGAATGCGTTAGATCGTAAGTTCCATGGCCTGCCATCGCGACGGTGGCGAGACGTCCTGGCCAACATTTGGAGGAGTCCGAATTCGATGACGAAGATTTCCGCAGGATTGGCGGCGCTGACGGTTGCGCTGCTGTTGGCCGGCTGCTCGACGCCGAAGCCCGTGAACGAAGCCCCCCCGCCGGTGGCGAGCGCACCGGCGCCATCGGCCCCGACCTCGACGATCGTTCCCGGCAGCGCCGAGGATCTGCGCGTCAATGTCGGCGACACGGTCCATTTCGCCTACAACGCCTACAACATCGAGGACAACGACAAGGCGACGCTGCAGCGCCAGGCGACCTGGCTGCAGAAATATCCGAGCGTGCGCGTCACGGTCGAAGGCGATTGCGACGAGCGCGGCACGCGCGAATACAATCTCGCCCTCGGCGCCCGCCGCGCCAACGCGGTGAAGGAATATCTGGTCAGCCTCGGCGTCTCCTCGGCGCGGGTCGACACGATCTCCTACGGCAAGGAACATCCGATCTGCTCGGAATCGACGGAAGATTGCTGGGCGCAGAACCGCCGCGGCGTGACGTCGGTGACCAGCGGCGCGAACTCGTAAGGTTTTGCCGTCAACGGGAATGGAAAAGGCGCCCGGGCGACCGGGCGCCTTTCTGCCTTCCGCCGGTCGTGGCGCCGCCGCGATTTGACGCTTAAGCGATTATCTATATAATCATATAATGATCGAACCGGTCCCAAGGCCGCTGATCTGGATGGGATCGAGCCGAAAGGACCTGCGCGGCTTTCCGCCCACCGTGCGGCGGACCTTCGGTGTCGCCTTGTTCGCGGCCCAGTCGGGGGGAAACGCCGCCCGAGGCGAAAGCGCTGAAGGGCTTCGGCGGGGCGAGCGTTCTCGAACTGGTCGAGAGTCACGATCGCGGGACGTATCGGGCGGTCTATACGGTTCGTTTCGCGACCGGCGTTTATGTGCTGCATGCGTTCCAGAAGAAGGCGAAACGCGGCATCGCGACGCCGAAGCAGGAGATCGATCTTATCCGCGAGCGGTTGCGGCTGGCGGAACGGCACCACGCCGCCAGGGAGAGCTAAAATGAAGAAGGACCACGAATTGAGCCGCGGCAACGTCTTCGCCGACCTCGGCTTGCCCAACTCCGAGCAGGAACTGCTGAAGGCGAAGCTGACGGTGCAGATATACCGGCTCATAAAGGGGCGCGGCCTGACGCAGAGCAAGGCCGCCGAATTGCTGGGAACGACCCAGGCGCAGGTTTCGGCGCTCAAGCGTTGTCGTCCGGTGAGCGTCTCGGTGGGGCGCCTAATGGAGTTCCTTACGATCCTCGGGCAGGACGTGAAGGTGACGGTCAAGCCGGCGGCGGCGCGCAAGACGGGGCACATGTCCGTCGTCGTCCAATCGGCCTAGAACCGGCGCCGATTCCGCCGGGCCCCATTTTCGGCTAAGTGTTCGGCGAAGTTTCGCGAAACGGAGGCGTGCATGACCGGAACCAGACCGCGGATCGTCGGCGCGAGCGCCGTCGTCGCGTTGCTTCTGGCGAGCACGGTGGGCGCCTCCAATGTCGCGCCGCCGGTTCCGCGTTACGTCGCGCCCGCCGCGAGCCCGGCCGCCTATGTCCGCGTCGCCGACCTGTTCGGCGAGAGCGACGAGGAGAAGGCGGCGCGCCAGCAGCATGAGGACGGACAAGACAGCCAGATCCGCGCGCTCAACGACAAGGTGCGCGACCTGGAAGACAGCGTGCGCAACCTGACCGGGCAGAACGAAGAGCTCAGCCACCGCGTCACCGAGCTGAACGACAAGATCGACCGCCAGCAGAAGGATTTCGAATACCGCCTCTGCGCCATGGCGGCGCAGCAGCTCGGCACCGCGACGGGGCAGGGCGATCCCAACGCGGTGCCCTGTCCGGGCTCCGGTCCGGTCGCCGGCGTGGCGCCGGCCCCGGCGATGCCCGCGCCGGCCGAGGCCGCGCCGCCCAGCGAGAGCCATCTGGCGCCGCCGCCGGGCGTGCTCGGCACCCTGCCGGCCGGCAGCGCGGCCACCGCGCCGGCGCCGGCCGCCGCGGACGACCCGAACCGCGCGCAATTTTCCGCGGCGATGAACCTTCTGGCCAAGGCGCGCTATGACGACGCCCGCGCCGCGTTCCGCGGCTTCGCCGACGCCAATCCGCAAAGCGATCTGGCGCCGCAGGCGGTCTATTGGGTCGGCGACATCGCCTATGTCCAGAAGGACTACGACAACGCAACCCGCGCCTTCGCCGAAGTGATCAAGAAATATCCCACCTCGGTGCGCGCCCCCGATAGCATGCTCAAGCTCGGACTGGCGCTGATCGCCGCCGGGCAGAAGAAGGAAGGTTGCACCGCCCTTGCCGCGCTCCCGGCGAAATATCCCAAGGCCAGCAAAAGCCTCCTCGCCCAAGGCGCCGACGCGCGCAAAGCCACCGCCTGCCGCGCCGAGGCTTGAGGAGAGTTTCGCGGAGGCGATGGACGGCCTGATCGCCGCCGGCGCGCCCTGGCCGGGCGCGGTCGCGGTGTCGGGCGGCGGCGATTCGATCGCGCTGATGCATCTTCTCGCGCACTGGACGAAGAAGACGCGCCGTCCGCCGCCGCGCGTGGTGACGGTCGATCACGGGTTGCGGGATGGCTCCGCCGCCGACGCGCGCAAGGTGATGCGCTGGGCCCGCGCCGCGGGCCTGAAGGCGCGGACGC
Above is a window of Rhizomicrobium sp. DNA encoding:
- a CDS encoding helix-turn-helix transcriptional regulator, encoding MKKDHELSRGNVFADLGLPNSEQELLKAKLTVQIYRLIKGRGLTQSKAAELLGTTQAQVSALKRCRPVSVSVGRLMEFLTILGQDVKVTVKPAAARKTGHMSVVVQSA
- the ybgF gene encoding tol-pal system protein YbgF, with product MTGTRPRIVGASAVVALLLASTVGASNVAPPVPRYVAPAASPAAYVRVADLFGESDEEKAARQQHEDGQDSQIRALNDKVRDLEDSVRNLTGQNEELSHRVTELNDKIDRQQKDFEYRLCAMAAQQLGTATGQGDPNAVPCPGSGPVAGVAPAPAMPAPAEAAPPSESHLAPPPGVLGTLPAGSAATAPAPAAADDPNRAQFSAAMNLLAKARYDDARAAFRGFADANPQSDLAPQAVYWVGDIAYVQKDYDNATRAFAEVIKKYPTSVRAPDSMLKLGLALIAAGQKKEGCTALAALPAKYPKASKSLLAQGADARKATACRAEA
- a CDS encoding type II toxin-antitoxin system RelE/ParE family toxin — protein: MSPCSRPSRGETPPEAKALKGFGGASVLELVESHDRGTYRAVYTVRFATGVYVLHAFQKKAKRGIATPKQEIDLIRERLRLAERHHAARES
- the pal gene encoding peptidoglycan-associated lipoprotein Pal yields the protein MTKISAGLAALTVALLLAGCSTPKPVNEAPPPVASAPAPSAPTSTIVPGSAEDLRVNVGDTVHFAYNAYNIEDNDKATLQRQATWLQKYPSVRVTVEGDCDERGTREYNLALGARRANAVKEYLVSLGVSSARVDTISYGKEHPICSESTEDCWAQNRRGVTSVTSGANS